From the genome of Vicia villosa cultivar HV-30 ecotype Madison, WI unplaced genomic scaffold, Vvil1.0 ctg.004066F_1_1, whole genome shotgun sequence:
TCAGCACATAATCATAGATGTTCTTCCCTAGTATGAAAGCAACATGGCTTCTACTAAACATCTGACTCAGGGCTTCTCTAATTTTGGCTGCCATAACCTTTGATATAATCTTGTAAATGGTGGTGCAGCAAGAAATGGGTCTAAAATCCTTAAGCTTACAAGCTTGCTCATGCTTAGGGATTAAAGTTACCAGAGTATTATTCATCCTAGGGTCCAAAtgtccttcctcaaagaattctTTAACTGTCATCATAGTATCCTCCTTAACAATATGCCACGAGTGCTTGAAGAACTTGGCTCCAAACCCATCAATCCCTGGGGCTTTCAGATCACCCATGCCCCTAAGAGCTGATTCAACTTCCATCTCAGTAATAAGGTTGCTCAGCATAATCCTTTGCTCCATGTTCAGCTGCTTCCCTTTCCTTATTGTTCTAATGTCAATCCCTTCTAGCCCTGTGTCAACAATTCTCATAAAATTACCATAGAAACCAAGAACTTCCTCCTCTATAGCTTTCTGATCCATCAACTTTGTGCCATCCTCTTTACAAATCTTGTTGATGAAATTCTGCCTATGTTTACTTTTCAGAGATGCATGGAAAAATTCATTGTTTCCATCACCTAACGTAATCCAGTCAATCTTAGCTTTTTTCCTTTGAATATGCTCTTCAGTCTCAGTCATCTTGAGAAGGTCATCAGTGCACCTCTTCTCATTCAAAATCAACTGTTGATTCATCCGATCCAGCCTCAAAGCTTCTTAAGCTGCAGTCGGCTTGTCCCTGCATTGCTCTATTTTCCTCCTTATACTAATTAGTGGTTTACTCAACCTCCTAACTACCTGTTGCACTCTCATGAGTTTATTCCACAACTGATTTTGAGCGCCCCCCTTATCTGGCTTTGCCAGCTCTTGCTAATAGCATATTGATATTCATCCACCTTTGTCACAACATTGATGAATTTGAAACAATTCCTTTCCTTTTTTTCTAGCAGCCTCATCTTTGATGCAGATCAAAGCATGGTCAGATATGCCAGCCTCCATTATATATACAGTTTTGTCGCTATTTTTTCTAACCACTCCATATTCCCTACCACCCTATCACTGCAAGAGTAAATAGGGTCTTGGGAATGCTTATTAAACAAAGTGAATTTATCCCCTTGGCTATCAATCACAAACTGACCAGTTGTATCCATCATATCCCTTAGATCACTATATTCATTCTCCGTGACCTGTTTCCCTCCAATCTTGTCCTGCACCCCAATCACATTATTGATATCCCCAAGGACACACCATGGACCATTTTGGTTACTATCAATCATGCCAATATCTTTCCATAGAGATTTTCTTTTATCAAGCTTGTTGGAGGCATACACAGATGTGATCCAACTGAGAAAGACACCACTAGTATTGTACAAGCCACGATGCACCATTTGTTCAGTCATAAAGACCTTTTTTATTTGGGTCCTACTAGCATCCCACATAACCCAAATTCTGCCATTATCGTGTTTTTTATAGTTGTCAATAAGCTGCCATCTATTTCCAAGTGTTTTTCTACACTCTTCAGCTTTCCCACATTTGACTCTAGTTTCAAGTAAGATAGCAATATCAGACTGCAAGTTAAAGAGACGGGAgctaatttcttttgtttttgctACCTTATTTAACCCCCTTACATTCTGGGACACTATCATTTATCAATAAGGGGGTTCACCTTAGGGCCATTCCAATCACCTAAGGTGCTAAAACCATTCTGACTAAATATATGTTTAAGGctatcatcaacaacaagtttCTTACCTTTGTCACGGTTGCCACGATTAACAACAATCCAAAGACCCTCATCTTCATCATGATTCTCAATTGTGGCTTTGGGACTTTCCACACTAACTAGATCAACAACTGGGGTCTGCACTTCTCCAGTCTCAGATGTGTGACTAGTTTCCCCTTCATTTCCGATTTTATTCTCGATCAGCCTATGTAAAACCACAATTCGATTCAAAGGACATCTATTTCAAAATTATGTCTTTCTTTGAGATCCACCTATGTAAAATTTGAGTTTGGCTTGGAGACTAATCGCTTCGAGCTATGTTCGTTGTTTGGCCGGAACTTCATTTTCTTGTATTAGGTAGTTCGTGGGTTTAAATTTCTAAAATGTATGAAGCAAAATAGATAATCTCAAGAACAATTCTTGGAAAGAGTATTAGGTCACTTCATTAGACCGAACCTTAATAAATTTCTGGTGTTATCTCTCTTGCCTTATCTTTTTTCATTTACtactcatttaattaaatttaaatttctgctatttattttcaaaatactttTGAACACAGATTAAGTTAGTGTGAGAATGAAAAATGGTAATGAGAGAATATTTGAATACTTAAAAATGGTTGTAATTTCCTTCTTAAAATAAGAAGCGATTGACAATTAAATGAATGTAGTAAGATGTGGAATGCGATCAACCGTCAGATTGATCTAGAAGGTAATGCCCTGCTATTTTGTTATTTAGGTCTTATTCTCTAGCCCTGTGGGCGGTACATAATAGTAATTGTTACTTCCACTATCACATCTCATAATGCGTGACTAATTTAaacttttcacacatattaaaaagTGTATAAACAAAAGAACAAATATTCTTATCAATGATTGATGAATTcaaaattatcataaattcaaataaaatatattaaagtgaATATCAACTAGAaggtatataataataataataataataataataataataataataataataataataataataataatactttaaaaaaaataagtaatTTATTTTGGATTAATTTAATCCTCTTATAAATGAACCACATATTAGTATAATATTTGTCTTACGTATTTTAAACCACAAGcaataattttattaatgtttatATTTGAGATTAAAGTCATATATatgttaagaaaatattttttcaaaaaatcatttaaaaacatTCTTTTTAATGATGTTGGactaatttataattataatgattATTCGGGTCCAATAATGTGGGTACCCTATATAATAGATAAATGACCTAATATCTAAAACTTTAGGTTTATTAAGGTTTAGAAGTTTTTATTTCCAGAATGACTCGCTTTGATAAGTTTCATGTCCATGATCTCTTGATCGGTGTCTATCTTCATGGTAGAAGTTGGGTTACCATTCTCCGCCATCCCGGACTAAATCATCCGAGCAATGCATCTGCAGATTCTCTAAGGGTATTATTAGTCATGAATTATAGATTTTATTCTTCATGTTGGTTTCTTTTTTTTActgattatttttttattatttttgtttagcatAAATTTAAATACATGCTAGAACGCAATCCAGATTTGATTCACTTTACTCCTGAACACCGTAATGAAGCTGTAGCCAGGGATATGCTGATTAAAGAAGCTCGGAATCTTGGACGTCTGAATAGGTTATTGAAATTAACTGGTATCGACGGAACCGGAGATGTTGTCGTAGCAATACGCAAGATGTGTTATACTCTTACTGATGCTATGAGTAAACTTACTGATCGTGTGGATAAACTTACTGATGGTGTGAATAGACTTACTGATAGTGTGGATAAACTTACTGATGGTGTGAGTGAACTATCAAATAAAGTTGCTATTCTCGACGCTGTGATTGAGActaaatttcaattaaataattgatgTTTGGATACGAGTTAGGGTCAGCTTTTTTTTAACGTTCTGAGACGTGATATTCCAGAAGCCAGCGCGGTTTTTTACGTGTTTGGATTAGTTTCCAAACCTATACTATACACTTGGTGGTTATATTTcaattacttttaaaaaatattgttgtgTTGTGCCACTgctgtttttttcttctttccttatttattttttggttGATTTTGTGATTGATTTGATTTATAGCTTGTGATTCAAACAATATATGATATATTGAAGACCTGATATTGAAACAGAAACAAATTCGACTGTTCGAATGAAGAAAATGGCTCAAGTTCTTCATGGACTTGAGCTAAATTCAGGTAGCAAAGGTGGTTGTAGGACTTTTATTAGAGATTTTATATAGtaattaaaatcaatattttacTTTCAATGAAATATCACCAATTAATTGCAATTCTAAATTTATCTTCGGACAATGGTTGGCAATGCAATTGAACTCGGATTTGCACCTTAAACATTAATAACATAATTTACTTTCAATGAATAACTCATAATTTTCTTGAATAGCACTGAATCAATTATACTAAACAAGAACAAAAATGTTTCATTCCATACCTGAGCAGGAAAGAGATGTTCCATTTGCAGGATGCAAATATAGTGTAATAATCAATCACTCCTAGTATGTTCGATTCCAAAGGAACGAAAGAGATATTACCGCTTTGAAGGGCCATTTTCGAATACGGTCGAATTCATTGAGTATTCCATTTCCAAGCTGCAAATATAAAGTAACCATAAGAAAACTTGGAATAACATCTACCACAAATATAAGGTTGACAGTGAATTGAAATCAGTCGTTTTCGAGTAAAGTTGAATCTAATGAGTATTCCATTTGTAGGCTGCAAATATAGTGTAATAATCAATCACTCGTAGTATGTTCTATTCCAAAGGTACGAAAGAGATATTACCGCTTTGAAGCACTTTTGAATATGGTTGAATCCAGTGAGTGTTCCATTTCCAAGCTGCAAATATAAAGCAACCATAAGAAAGCTTGGACTAACATATACTGCAAATATAAGGTTGACAGTGAATTGAAATTCAAACATCCAAAGACAACATCAAAGGCACGGCGGATCGGGATTCGCACACCAAAAAGCACTGGAGTACGTAGAAGGGAAAAGGTAAAAGAAGAATAAAGCCtacatcaaaatcaaaacaatcaAATAAAAAAGCAACATCAGAACACAAAATCCAGTAAAAGAGAAAACTTTCAAATTTCATTATATCAGTTATACCAATCAACAATTATATAAGATCAAATACTTTCACTAGTTTAGCaagtttaaaaaatcaatttaaattaaaagaaaatttaaaacagAACAAAAATCGGCTGCGGAAATATATGAACCATTGTTATCTTTCTTTCCAGATTTCACTGGTGAAACGACGGCGGGAGCAACATCAACCTTCAAACACAACAAAATAACAATAAGCGATTAGAATTAGCGAAAATGATTCAGTGAGAAGCAAGAGTGAGAGATCGAAAATGCACAAACCTTGGGGGCGAatttcttgtttgacttgcccaTCTGAACGAAAGAGATAAACCACGGAAGAGAAAGGGAGAAAAGGAGAAGCCGAGGAAGCTAATTCAAAACCCTAGGAGATAGAGATAGGGCTGAAACCGGCGCCGTTTCATCGGAGAAAGAGGTCGCACCACCGTTCACGATCGAGAGTGGGTGAGAGTTTTGTATGAAGATGTAGAGGAAGAAGAAACAAATCGATAAAAAGAGAGCATCACGTTTTTGGAATTGGAAAAGAAATCGTTTGGTAGATGAAAGAGAACATGAGGAACCGTTTTTGGAATTGAAATTGGAATAGATGAAACAAAAGGTTGAGAGAGTAGAAGGCTGGGGTTGCCGATGTGGAAATTTGTGGTGAGAGTTGCTGATGTGACAGCACCAGGATTAGGAAAAAGTTctacttttcttatatgatagataataacttattaaaaaaatagggGTGAAGAATCACCAAAGCACAACAAAGGTAGCCACGCGAATCACAATAAATGTCATAAGGaataaagaagaaaattaaaCAGCAAAACCAtaccttaaattaaaaatatgtaacttttttaacatataatttatatggaagaaagtaattttttacatttattcattgaagatataaaaatgaaactaaaatttACTTTCGAATGGTATACAGTTTTGACAAATttaatatatgatatttattATATGGTATTCATTATTACTGATAGACAACTCATAAATTTTAGATCCCAAAGTAAAAATTTAGATCCCAAAGTAAAATAAGTGTAAAAAGTACAAAGAAATAAGCTGCaacaatcaaaatataaaaataaacaagaaaaaaaagtaaaaaacaaatttgcaaaaaaagaataaaatatacaATAGAGATCACAACATAATAGTCCAACAAAATTATGTAATAATTGACAAATTTATTATTACTCAAAATCCACAACATTATAAGAATCGCGTAAAAACAAACTGGAAAGTCATGCTTTTAATCAACTACAACATATCTCTCTTTAAATGCATTCATATGCCGAATTTCTCAAGTTCATTATCACTTTCATCACAATGAATTTCATCAACATCAGATCTAGGCCCAAACTCATTATCCACGTCCATATCTATTGGACAATCAAatactctacaaagaacaaaatGAGCCTgcaaaataattaattgaaattcGTTAGAAGTTAACAAAagttacaaaacaaaaaaaatagttaGTTTTCCCAAATATCATACCTGCGGATTATCTGCCaaagcatattcatacatagtcCAATTAGTTCTTTTTGAATCATTTGGGGATTTTCCAAGATAGAAAACAAAGAGAGTTTTAGTTCCTAAAACTACGCTATCTACATTAGTAATATTACGAACATTTCCTTTCTACTTCCAAAATCCGGTCTTGCAATTTCTTCTTTCCTCGTTAATTTTTGCAGTAAAGCAATACCAGTGCCAGTGCCTACCATTGTAGATTGAATAGGATGACGCGGGGGACAATTCGAAGGGATCAAAGTCATATAGGTTCATCTCTTTAATCATGTGAGAGCCATTGAAAATATGAAGGTCTTCGTCATTTTTGTTGACAAGGTAATAGCCAATAAGAATCTCATCATTAGGAATGAAAACAACACCAGGTGGAAGAAAAGCAGCCATTTCCAATGAAATGAGAGACAAAGTTAGAGATATTATGAATTCTTAGTGTGAGATGATAAAGATGATAAAGAGTGGAGAGCTTCTCAAACCATTGCCTGCTAGATTGTTTTAATCTATAGATGGATTTGAGAAGTTTGCACACTTATttaatatatgatatttattATATGGTATTCATTATTAGTCATAGACAACTAATAAATTTTAGACCCCATACTAAAAAATTAAATCCCAAAGTAAAATAAGTGTAGAGTGTACAAAGAAATAAGTTGCaacaatcaaaatataaaaataaacaagaaaataaaagtaaaaaacaaatttgcacaaaaaaaataaaatatataatagagaTCACAACATAATAGACCAACAAAATTGTGAAATAATTGACAAATTTATTATTACTCAAAATCCACAAAACATTAGAATCACATAAATTGGAAAGCCATGCTTTTATCCAACTACAACATATCTCTCTTCGAATGCATTCATACGTAGAATTTCTCAAGCTCATTATCACTTTCATCACAATCAGTTTCATCAACATCAGATAAAGGTTCAAATTCATTATCCACGTCTATCTCTATTGGGCAATCAAATATGtaacttttttaatatatattttatatggaAGAAAGTAGTTTTCTACATTTATTCATTGAagatataaaaaagaaattaaaatttactTTCGAATGGTATACAGTTTTGACAAATttaatatatgatatttattATATAGTATTCATTATTACTAAAAGACAACTCAAAATTTTAGACCCCAAACTAAAATcccaaaataaaataagtatagaATGTACAAAGAAATAAGTTGCaacaatcaaaatataaaaataaacaagaaaataaaagtaaaaaacaaatttgcaaaaaaagaataaaatatacaATAGAGATCACAACATAATAGTCCGACAAAATTGTGTAATAATTGACAAATTTATTATTACTCAAAATCCACACAACATTATAAGAATCGCATAAAAATAAACTAGAAAGTCATGCTTTTATTCAACTACAACATATCTCTCTTCGAATGCATTCATACGTCGAATTTCTCAAGCACGTTATCACTTTCATCACAATCAGTTTCATCAACATCAGATAAAGGCCCAAATTCATCATCCACGTCCATCTCTATGGGGCAATCAAATATTCTAGAAAGAACAAAACCAGCCTgcaaaataattaattgaaagtCGTTAGAAGTTATCAAAAGTTACAATAAGAAAAGAGTTAGTTTTCCCAAATGTGATACCTGCGTATTGTCTACCaaagcatattcatacatagcccAATTAGTTCTTTCTGAATCATTTGGGGATTTTCCAAGATAAAAAAACAAAGAGAGTTTTAGTTCCTAAAACTAAGCTATCTACATTAGTAATATTACGAACATTTCCTTTCTTCTTCCAAAACCCGGTCTTGCAATGTCTTCTTTCCTCGTTAATTTTTGTAGTAAAACAATACCAGTGCCAGTGCCTACCATTGTAGATTGAATAGGATGACGCGGGAGACAATTCGAAGGGATCAGAGTCATATAGGGTCATCTCTTTAATCATGTGTGAGCCATTGAAAATATGGAGATCTTCCTTATTTTTGTTGGCAAGGTAATAGCCAATAAGAATCTCATCATTAGGAATGAAAACAACACCAAGTGGAAGAAAAGCAGCCATTTCAAATGAAATGAGAGACAAAGTTAGAGCTATTATGAATTCTTAGTGTGAGATGATAAAGATGATAAGCTCCCTGATCAGAGCAAACTCCAATAAAAATAGATTAATATTTGTTCATCATCTCAGCCAGCCTGTCTGCgataaaaatatgcatattgATGATCTCAATTAACAtattatatattgttttaaaatCAAAGGGATTGAAACTACCAAGAAGAACAGAACAAAATATAGATGCAAAACAAAATGTTACTCGTACTGGCTTGACTGGACTTGGCTTGGATTAGAGAGAAATGAAATGATAGATTTTGGATAAACAAAGAGAGCAGAATGAATATAAATACCAGCAAGAATGTGCCAGAAAGGAAATAGTTTAGAGATATTATTCGTTTAATGTTGAAAATTTTGTTAATTAACTGCttcttttttaatgaaaaatattcatttataacgttaatgaaattctttttttggaactaaattatatttttgctagagttaaataaatgaatatttaatattgttagaattaaattattaaaattcctTCTTAggaatttaactattttttttaaataaatttctatcttatataattttattttaaaattttactatATAAGATAAGTTTACATTTTCtattctatatatttttttaaattttcaatcttaaataatttttaaaaattttctatcttatatgattttgttttaaaatttatatattaaaaattaaacagttatgttttaattttttctatcatataatttttcattttaaattttttttctatattatGTAATTTTCtatctaaattattttttatttaaatttcttctatctttgttaatttttttattttaaattaattttcctcACTtatatattttcttcttttttttttgtgagaaAGGAGGGCCAATGGCCCCACTTATATATTTTCTATCTTAAGTTAATTGTTGAAATTACTTTCTATCCACATCCAACTATACCGAGTATGTAAGATAATTAATTGAAAGTGATTAGGAGTTGTCAAAAAGAatagaaaagagttagttttcCCAAACCTCATGCACGCCACTTGTCTGCAAAGTATACTCATACATAGTTCAATTGGTTCTTTCAGAATCACAGGTAGATTtaacaaaatagaaaacaaaaagagTTTTAGTTCCCAAGACTATATTATCTGTTTTAGTAATTTCATGAACATatcactttttcaaaaaatcGGCTTTACAAATTGTTCTTTCCACGTTAATTTTTGTAGTAAAACAATAAAACTACATATAATTGTTGAGGGAATAGGATGATGCAAGATGAAATTCGAAAGGATCAGAGTCATATACATTCATCTCTTTAATCATATGCTGGAGCTCTTCATTGTTTTTTTGGCAAGGTAATAGCCAATAAGAATCGCATCAAGATGAATGAAAATAGCACCAGGTGGAAGAAAATCGACagttgaaaatgaaaagaaagacaaACTAAGTGAGATTATGACGTCTAAGTGTGAGAGAGAAGAATTTAAGGAGAGGTCAAAATTGTAATGAGATATGAGAACAATATTTCTGTCTCAAAAAGTTTAAGCAAATAACTACCATATAGTAATATCAAATTCCATAATCTAAGTGTACAACAaccaattttctttttaattgacAAAGATA
Proteins encoded in this window:
- the LOC131641776 gene encoding NAC domain-containing protein 71-like, yielding MAAFLPLGVVFIPNDEILIGYYLANKNKEDLHIFNGSHMIKEMTLYDSDPFELSPASSYSIYNGRHWHWYCFTTKINEERRHCKTGFWKKKGNVQRTNWAMYEYALVDNTQAGFVLSRIFDCPIEMDVDDEFGPLSDVDETDCDESDNVLEKFDV
- the LOC131641775 gene encoding NAC domain-containing protein 78-like is translated as MAAFLPPGVVFIPNDEILIGYYLVNKNDEDLHIFNGSHMIKEMNLYDFDPFELSPASSYSIYNDSVVLGTKTLFVFYLGKSPNDSKRTNWTMYEYALADNPQAHFVLCRVFDCPIDMDVDNEFGPRSDVDEIHCDESDNELEKFGI